The Fibrobacter sp. genomic sequence CTGGCCACCCTGGCATCCTTTGTCGATTTTATACAGATCCTGTCCACCATTCTACCGTCCTGAAGCAGATGTCTTGACAAGCCAAATATATCACCTGTAAGAAGGCCGTAAATAATGGAATCGAGCTCTGCAAAATTGAACGGCACTGTTTTAGGAATGATATTAGTGATAAGGTAATCTTTCGCCGTTTTTATATATTCGTCTATATTGTAGGCAGTGATCAGGGCAGTCTTGGTTCCAGGATATCTCCTCTTTACTTCCCTGAGCAACTGGGGACCGCTTATGCCCGGCATGTTTATATCCGATATCACCAGATCAAATCTGCTCTTCGCCAGAATGGCCAGAGCCTGCTCCCCGGTTTCAGCAGTTTCTACCTGATAAAAAACTTCCAGGTAGTCAAACAACATCATCCTGACTGCCTTCTCGTCATCAACAATCAGTATACGGTAAGATGACAGATCTTTTTGCTTTTTCATAAAAAAACCGATCACAGATGGATTGCAGTATCCAGTTGTGTTTTCCTTTCCCTGGGAAGCACTATTGAGAATACAGTCGAGTCCTCAAAACACTCAAAGTAGATTCTTCCCCCGTGTTCAGCGATAATTTTCAGGCAGATGCTCAGCCCCAGTCCTGTTCCCTGACCTGCCGGGCGGGTACTGAAAAACGGATCGAAAACCTTTGAACGGTTCTCCTCCGGAATTCCCACTCCGTTATCAGCAAATGTTATCAATACTTTCTCATCCTGAAGCACCGATGTTATCTCAAGTAATCCGCTGAATTCCTTCCCGGACTCCAGACATCTGGCCTTCTTTT encodes the following:
- a CDS encoding response regulator; amino-acid sequence: MKKQKDLSSYRILIVDDEKAVRMMLFDYLEVFYQVETAETGEQALAILAKSRFDLVISDINMPGISGPQLLREVKRRYPGTKTALITAYNIDEYIKTAKDYLITNIIPKTVPFNFAELDSIIYGLLTGDIFGLSRHLLQDGRMVDRICIKSTKDARVAREHITDIFNRKFGSSGDMKLILDEIITNAMYHAPVRDDGAEKYQEFTEIELEPEEYVHIEYGYDIEKYGVAVNDYLGRLTKETVLFKIERQITGEGLLDDSGRGIHMSRLFADRMVINIDPNKRTEVVLINYFSNKYRGYKPLYLNEL